The DNA segment ATTGACAACTGAAATGGGCTACTATTGGACCAGAGCAAGTAACGTTAGCCAGCTCATTCATCCTATCAagctgcagctagctagctaacgttagctaggtcgTTCAGGCCAGGTAAAGTTATGGCAAAAGGGAAAACAGGATTTCACTGACAGTCTAGCTTGCTATAGCCAACTTATATATTCTTGCCAGTAAACTTTCATTTGTAGCTAAATTATACTCACAAATCCACGGTCcggttagctagatagctaacttagttagctaacgttagctgtgaTTGTTGACATGACTTCTGTAAACAAAGTTATCGAACAAACAACGCTGAAAAGACTGCATGAGACTCTCACGTATGTGCCAGGTGGAACACCTTGTAGAGGTTTGCGATGGTGGTCAGTCAGTACATGGATTTTTCATGAATGCAAAGCTGTCGTTCGGCTCGCCCTGatctgaactagctagctagcttgttctCTGTCGGCGGTAAAGTAGTTTGAAAATGGCGCCGAAGCTCGTCCCACTTCGCTTTAACTTCTCCATGGAAACGAGACACATGTCACCTGAATCTGTGCCAGTGAACATCTCTAAAGTCTCCAACGAGTTCAGTAGTAGCCTACACTCAGTTCTACTTCGCAGTTGTAGTTATCACTACATAATGAATGAGCTCAGTGCGTATAATCTAATGCCAACTATAAAATAGAAATACATGTTAAACAAATCCATGAAAAAATTTGacattttaacatttatttgCCAATATGATATTCTGTTGAAAAGTTTGCAATCACACATGGCTTaacagaacaaaaatattccaGTAGAAGACTGACATTCTGTGACTATACAAAGTTCAAGACATCAGTGTGATGAAGAGGGCTTTAGATTTTGAGTAGTGTCATACAAGCTAACATATATTTGGCCCACAACCTCCCAATTTTGAAGAGTTTATCATGTACAGGCGATGTGTGTTATAACAAAGGAAAATCACAGACAGAAGAAATCAGTAACATTGTGATCTCTGTGCAAATAagatctcactcactcacacacacatttacattggagtcatttagcagatgcttttatccagagcaacttacaggaacaattagggttaagtgccttgctcaagggcacaacggcagattttcacctagtctgctAGGCTTTTCGGTtagcgctaggctacctgcccacccACAAAACCTTTTACAACTGTTAATTCATTCCCATCCATACAAGTACTGCAGACAATTTCAAGTGCAATTTATTCAATTTCAATTAATGTACTTCGTATTGACCACACAGCAATGACGGATTGGTTCCAGTAAATAGTGTTTCTTCTGTGTGTGGCACTATGAAGCAATAGAGAGCATGTGTAAAGTTATAAATGTGTATGTTTGTAATTAATGGGACTGGGCAATGCTTGAGAAGTACTCCAACATGTCTCCAATGGTAAACTCCATGGTGATACCAGACCCAGGGTAGCAACGGCCAATCAAGCCTTCAAAGTGTTTGTACTGACGGATGAACTCATCCTGCATGGAGTGCCACACCACCTATTGGAGAAATTGaaaagtacaacaacaacaaaaacaagacCAGGATCAACCACTGAAACAACAAGTGAAACTACCAGCTGTTTAGATAACATATCTCCAGATCTATAATGGATCAAtaaaataaatgatcaatataATAATTCTAATAATAGATACACTTCTAGGTTCTCTGTCACTAACCTGTAACAGGCTCTCCTCCTCACACAAGTGCTTATCCACCTTCTTGTACAGGTTGTCCAGGCCCTTCTTCACCTCCTTGCCGGGGTACTCCTTGATAACTTTACGCAGCTCCTGTTTATTGAAAGCCAGCTGGTAGCTGACCTCCTCCTCACGCACCCCCTGGGCCACACGTGCCTCCACTCCCTCAAAGAAGTGCTGCAAAGCATAGAGGCGTACTTGATCACCTGTGTGCATTTTTTAATTCTGTACATTCAAGTATGCATGCCATGTAATATGTGAAATCACATAATGTGTTATAGTCATCATATAACATGTATGTTACATATAAACATGAATCAAATTTACATTAGCTTTGCCAAGTGTAAACCCCCTCTCTCACATTGAGTTTCTCCAGGGGCTGGCCCAGGGAGTTGATGACGTAGGACTGCAGGTGGTCTGTGTACTTGTGTTTGGCCTCTCGCCTCTCTGTCTCAAGGCAGGAGATCTTCAGGCGGGACTGTGTGGAGAAGATGTGGTGGAAGTTCTCCATCATCACCACGTCTCGGGGCGTCTTCTGACTCTCATTGGCCACTTTCTCCACTGGATACACCCCCAGCAAGACAAACACCAATCAGAGCACAGACTATCAGCCAACCACATTACTCAACATACACACAAAACATTCACCAATCATAATATTCGATCTTCCTGACACAGGGCAAGTATTAGACCTACCATTCATAAAGACGGCTCTGATAAGCTTGACATATGCCTTGTCCAGATCCCCTCTGCGCTCTGCATTACGGAAGATGGTTTCAGCCAGTTCAGCAAACTCCTCGAACCCAGTGACAAAGGGCAGGATGCCCACCTTGCTCTTCTTAgagatcttcacctcctccaTCTGTCTGATCTGACCAGACTGAGAGAAACATGAACAgcttcacacacacatccaacagTCTGTAGCAGTACTAGATACACAGATCACCAGACTCAACTGGTTAACCTGAACTCTACTCACAATACACTTGTCAAAGTTTCTCTTGACGGTGACCAGCACATTGCCGAGGGTGGTGCTGAGGTAGGAAGTGGGGTCTACATTCTGGGCCGTCCACACGTGGTGACTCATCTTCACCAGCATGTACAGGGAGTGGAAGCTGTCAATCTTGTCTCCCAGGGCGATGAGGCTGTTGAGTTCCGTCTCAATGCTCTGGAAGATCTTGTTCATCATCAATCGCACCATGTCCTTCCTGAGGAGGACCAGACGGGTGATAAGACACAGAAGGAAAGAGAATAATATGGTAAAAGTGAAGAGGATAGAAGTGGACCATGAAAGATGGTATTTGGACTTGTCATATTTGTAGCATGTTTAGTGCCCCTAGtacagtggtcaccaactggtTGATTGtgatcttcaaggcattcctagtcgatcaccaaacatttctgttgaAAAGCCAACAATTAAGGCTTGTGCTCCttttttaattaattaatttttcACTgatggcggtaggtgcacttgattcagaagtcATGTGCACTAGGTAGGAAAAATGTCCCAATTTTTAACCTTTTCATTTGTCTGAAAATACAAAACTCTGCGAGATTTGTGGCTAAATCAGGTGCGCCGCGCCTActgcgctggccaatcggatagctcaaatcaccgtGCCTATAGCTTCCAGCAAAGTTTAATACTAGCCTACATAAGATTTCATAACTTTtaaaaaccatgactagagagactgaaGAATACAGCAAagtgctgctgtttttatgagtaagttcatgtttTTATTCAGCATTGACAAcactttttattcaacactattacaaaacaaaaaatgtgcttctcCATACTACCACTTGCGCTGCAATGAATTAGTAGCCAGGTGTATCGATTTGTATTattttgtgcatgaggcagatgcggtgcgactcgagttttgccatcaggtggaagactgtgtcccctctggtcagtctcactggAGGAAAGGAATGAGAGAGCAGGGACCGTGAGAGGCGaaccctctgctgctctctcccgcCGCTAAGACTAATaatgtgttcaaaacaactgtgaACTAGGACATCTCTGactcgttttgaacggtcatccaactcggaattccaagtaggaaactcgggcatctttctagagttccgacctgaagatcactgacatgaTTTTACCTTGTTGttttcccagagttcccagttgtcttgaaagaacCATGACCGTCAGATGCAGGTACCaccagtccagtaaaataaatgtATACTCAGCTGTGTATAcaagtgctacaccaactgatctattttgttatcaaagcttgagttttgaaatataatatggtctgagaataaaaatattgtaaggccaggcatatagccaatatgctgtgataatgtatttggcctactgcacaaacctcattcctacataactgtttttattaggttaatgttacattttttaagtcatgttcaaaaaaaaaatctgagcagtCGATCATGGCTTACTTTTTGACTGAGAAAGTTGACTCAGAAaaagttggtgaccactgccctaGTACAATTGATGGACATTCAGAGCAGAAATGTCAGTAAGAGATGAGAGGCTAGCTACTCACTCAGTCAATGACATTGAGTGTCTGTGTTCCCCTGGAGGGGGCTGTCTGGGGGGCACCCCTCCATCAGACTCCACTTCTCCCTGATAGAAAAAAAAAACTGTGGTTAATCATTTAGAAGTTACTCAATCTCACTTGCAAACACTCAGCCAGTCAGACTAGCACGGAATTCACCTGAGCCAGGGTGGGGTGCTGCTGTAGCTTGAAGAACTTGCTGATGAAGTCTTGTTCTGCTAGACAGAGAGGTTCCAGCTCACTAAGAACCTGTTCAAAGAtctacagaaagagagacaccTACATCAATTGATCaacataaataaaacacaaaacaaatggcGCATAAACGATAAAGAGATCTACAAAAACCCACGGGTAGTAtgtgcaataaaaaaaaaaaaatggaaatgcatgaaatgaaatgtatgcattcactactgtaagtcgctctggataagagcgtctgctaaatgactaaaatgtaaatgcaatagAAAGACTGTAGTATGGCGCCTATGGCCCTGTCTGTGAGCATCACCTTGTCGAACTTGGTCCTGTCGGCCACATCCAGGTCTGAGGCAGACATGTTGCCCATGTCCagcagagaggaggactgggagCGCCTGCTGCTGGAGCCCTGCACTGCCAGCTTATTCAGACTGGAGGTGGAGCCCGTCAGCTTCCCAGAGCTGCCATGCAGGCCTGGGGCACCAGAGGGGAAACAGTTGAAGACATGTTCTAACTACAGGCTAAATACTAGTCTCTGGAACATTTCCCTATCTATAGCCCATGAGACCAAGGCTGCATTCACATGGACTTATTTTCAAAGCAGAGCAACTGTgctgttaaaaataaataactttgtggcatctaaaaaaaaaaaaagtgtgccACAAAGCCCACGTGAATATGCATCTTTAAACCATGTTAGTTTAGCGGTAATTACACATAACATGAACAGCTGAAAACAATTGAGAGACAAGAACATATGCAACATTGAAACGTTGAAAGGCGTGCTCGGTGATAAAGACCATTAAATATCTTATTATGGATGTTGGACATTCATTATCAGAGAACCTCGCTGGATACGTTGACCTTAATATGTCCTTTTGTATTGTGAATGAGTAATAGGATCCTAtgccatacagtatgtacatgctCATTGTTTTTAAGTGTCTGATCAGTGTTAGTTTAGGTGCTCTTTAAAAAGTGGCCAGAAGAACGTTCTACGGATGGCAGATTGGGGTTACTCTAGGTGGAGGgctgagtgagagggagagggtcCTGGTTGTGCAACAGTATCAGGGACATAGTAGTGGGGAGCAGGTGGGTAGGGGTGGGTGTGGGTGGCAGGttacaggggtctcactgcgcgACCCGAATGGGATACTTACTTTCCGTTTCCTGTTTGAGAGCACTCTCTTTCCGTGGAAGCGTGGCTGGCGGCCAGTTAGAACGGCAGgcatcagagacagagacatgttaGGCTCATGACATGAAGAATGGGGGGCACGTTAAGGAGGTGAGAGTCAAAGGTAACAGACTGAAATGCACTGCAGAGGCTGTGGTTGGCCTTAAGAAAGCCGTTTTGAAAACAAAAGTTTTGCTCATTTTGTATTCTAGAGAGAAAAGCTAAGACTGAAATTCAGAATTCAGGAAGCAGAGCCTTATATTCCTGCCAAATGAAAGGATCGTTTTTAGAGcattaaatacagtatatttcaGTTTACTTAAAAAGGTCAACTTAAACTTGTAATGTTTAGGCTCCCCAGTTAGTCTTAAAAAACTAAATTAGTGAAGTCATACTCTGCAGTTAGAATGAGTAGCAGGGTTAATTTTCGGCTCATCATACAGTAAACAGCCAAATAGGGAAATAACAATGAGCAAAACACCAGCTAGCAACACTGAGCAGGACAATGACATCACACAGGGGCCTTTCCTAGGCAGTGAAAGCTATGACACAGGGCAGTTAACAACATGTAGTTGTGTTTGCTGTTACCATACAGTCCAGGAATACCGCAAGGGGAAGCATGCAGAAAAAGctggtgatattacagtacagaTGGACAAATATTGAACAGAATTACACACACTTACCTCAAAACCAAATCacataaatacagtacacacacaccacaaatacAAACCATACGCAAAAACCCAAGGGGAAAAAACAGCACCTAATTGGTTAAACACCACCACAAACAAACCCCACAGCAAACTACAAGCTTTCACAGGGAAAAGAAAAGACAAACAATCACACAAACATCCCACATTTAAAAACACACCAAGGTCTTACCAAACTTATTTCCCTTCCCCTCTTTGGTTGTGCCCGCCATTTTGATCTTCGCCACCTCAAAGAAATCTTTGATTTCTCGTTCATATAATCTGGTCATGTAATCAACATAGGtctgaaaacagagagagaaaaatcaaTGAATACCAGTCTACTTGTTATGAGACACAGTAAGAGATGATGGTAGGGCTGCTGGTGATGGAGACgttatagtagtggtggtaatggTGATAACAATAGAATATAGCTAGGTCGAGGGCAGTAATAATGATGATCTTCCAGAGGAAGTCACTCACCCTGGACAGGCCGTCGTATTTCTCTCTCTGGGTGTTCTTGAGCCACTCCATGAGCTTGGCGTATCTCAGCAGGTCCCTGTGCAGGGGGCTGTGTTTAGGCAGGGTCAGCTCTGCCGTGTGTTGGGAAAGCGTGGAGCTCTGGTCATGGCCCTGGATGTAGGGAACACAGGTAGTTAACACAGCTCATAATAGAGAAACACCCTCTCAAAACACTCACACAGGCAGGGAGAGACTTTTTCCTTGAACCCCTCTTGGTCCCTTTAAGGACATCCCCTGCATTCATAGGGACCGTTTGTGTGGCCCAATGGACCACTGAGGTAGTACAAGATTAACTGTTCAGAGATTCAACCTCGACATTCAAATAACCTCATCGACAAGAACATTCCGGCATTTGTAGATTTGCGAGCTTTTTTTCCCTTTCTCAGTTAATTCACTTGCTTCTAGGGCTGCTACCAAGCATGCAGACAGGCAGAAAGAAGTATTATGACGTGGCACCCCAGCACAGCAAAGTCACAGCAGCACTCTGACACAGGAAGGAAGCAAAGTGCAAGGGGAGCCCAGTCAATCCTTCAATGGAGGTGGTGGAGCAAGGTCTGAGGCGTTTCTGAGGCGTTCAGACCCGTtgagatgaaagagaggagggttaGCTAAGAAGTTATGAGCAGCACAACTCATGCGGTCAGTAATGCATTTTGTGAAGAAAACAGGGGCGTGTAGATAAGTAGGAAAGGTCAGCGGTAAGAGGGGAAGGGTCAATGGGGTtgctgtgagggtactactcacTGGAAGCGACATACAGGAGGACCTATAGAACTGAGGGATGGTCATTTTGAAGTGACTGAAGTGGTTGAACTGACagggacagagagcagagagagcagagtggGGTGGTTCAGAGTGAGGCAGAGAGTGAAGGACAGGAGGACCAGAGTAGTACAGGAGGGAAACAGCattgagacaggaagagacacaATCAGAAGAAACAGAGCTTAAACTAGGAAGTGGATGAGGAGGACAGAAAAAGCCACCTGCCAAAGGCAGGAAACATTCAAAATACTATAACAAGAAATGTGTACAGCGCTCTGTTATGCCTCGTATCTAGTCATAAATGTGGTTCAATATAAATCTGAATACAAATCTTGAGACCATGTTTAAATGACCTAGAGGACTAGCGAAGTGTTACTGTGTTGTGTGGATTACCTGGTGGACGAACACGTTGTTGAGGTGGTTGGTGAGGCGCCGGGCAAAGGTATCTCTGAGCTCAGTGAAcaggtgctgctgctgcttcacAGCCATCAGTTTCTCATGACCTGGTCTGAGTGCCACGTCCATGCACTGCAGTAGAGCCTCAGAAGCGTTGATACAGGCCTCGATGCCCTTGGGGGAGGACAAGTCTCCATCCTGCAGGGCCCTGATGTGTCCCTTCGACAAGTCCATATAATTCTGAGGGACAGGTATTCATCATTTACAATTAaaattgtagtcatttagcacacttTTTCACTCAGTCCccctttccagcattggggaacatcctcttcccccctcctgtGCGAGCGCACCATGTCTATTTGTacgggcacaagcactgttcatgacacaaaatgttgccgttttaaacctcattttcttgcaattctataacaTTTTCCATGTCTAATgtttattcatgtgatatttgagtgactcaaaaATTACAACcaaatctatgggctaaaaaaacattagctgacatgggctaattgatctTTATAactttctgacaagttataaatagctctctaaggtatgcaatgattAACacgacaagaggaactgatgctgCACTATCCAATTTATAAATTACAcctgtgcattctactattacaactttcaagagttgAAAGCTGGACTGAGTTACTAAAAACTAAAAATAACCACTGAACCACCGCTTTAGCAGATGCTCTAATCAACAACGTAGAGCATCAATTGGAGTTAAGCATCTTGCTCAAGCGCAACTCaaaagatttttcacctagtcgtcttggtgattcgaaccagcgacctttcggttactgacccaacgctgtTAACCGCTACGCTACCTGCCCGCCCCTCAtcattcaacatcatcacattaaaCCAAACCAACAAGTCAAAGAAAACGCGCCATAGCTTGTGGTACTGTATCGTAATCGTAAAGAGGCAAGAGGCAAACCATCCAAACAAACCAACAGAAACAGGAACCTTCCCCCCCACATCAACCACAATGCTCACCACCAGGAACTGGATCTCGTCCAGCAGCTTGCCATTGTTGGTGTTGCTGATTTGGATGAGGCGGTTGCTCTGGGAGATCTGGTCCATCTGCTCCTTGACGCTCTGCAGCATCTCCTCATAACTGCTCAGCTTGCCCTCGATGGTGTCCACCTCCGACAGAGCCTCGTCCAGCAGCTGCATCAGGATGTTCACCTGCTTCTCAGATGCCATGATGGACTGGATGTTGGCCTGGTATTGGGGGGATTATTGGCAGTGGTCACTTTAACTACACTGTTCATCAAATCACGGTGAGCCAAACCACACTGTAATGTGCTCAACCATAGATCACAAAGGGCAGTAGTCTGTGCATGTCAGGCAACTCAAGTCTATGTTGTCCTCAAGAAGACCCAAGGCTCCATGGCGCTGTCTACTTACCCCATCCAGAACCTGTAGCTCCCTGGAGAGTTTCTCAGCAAAGGCCTCTGCGTTAGAGATGGCATACTCGCACACCTCCATCATGCCTTCAATGTCTTGCTCCTCACGGGCATTCAGCTCTTGGTAGTCATCCAGAGCATCCTCGTCGCCCCCGGCAACACTCTGGCTCTCACCACTGGGGACTGACTCTAAACAAAGGACGGAGAGGATGGTTTAACATTGTGCACAgcgcatacagtacagtacacgcACATCCACACAAACAAACGTCACCCTTCCATTTGAACAAAtatactaccggtcaaaagtttgagaacacctactcattcaagggtttttctttatttcttactattttctacattgtagaataatagtgacgacattaAAACTGcgaaagaacacatatggaatcatgtagtaaccaaaaaaattgtaaacatatcaaaatatattttatacttgagattcttcaaatagccaccctttgccttgatgacagctttgcacactcttggaattcaatcaaccagcttcatgaggtagtcacctggaatgcttttcaattaacaggtgtgccttcttaaaagttaatttcatgcgtttgtgccaatcagttgtgttgtgacaaggtaggggtggtatacagaagatagccctatttggtaaaagaccaagtccattttatggcaagaacagctcaaataagcaaagagaaatgacagtccatcattactttgaagGTCATCattagacatgaaggtcagtcaatccggaaaacttAAATTTTGCAGTCGCAAAAAGCATCAAGTgctatgacgaaactggctcccacaggaaaggatgacccagagttacctctgctgcagaggttaagaccatcagagttaccagcctcagaaattgcagcccaaataaatgcttcacagagttcaagtaacagacacatcaacatcaactgttcagaggagactgcgtgaatcaggccttcatggtcgaaatgctgcaaagaaaccactactaaacgacaccaataagaagaagagatttgcttgggccaagaaacatgattaatggacattagactggtggagatttgtcctttggtctgatgagtccaaatgtttgATTTTTGGTATCAAccactgtctttgtgagacacggtgtgggtgaacggatgatctccgcatgtgtgtttcccaccgtaaagcatggaggaggtgtgatggtgctttgctggggacactgtcagggatttatttagaaatcaaggcacacttaaccagcatggctaccacagcattctgcagtgatacgccatcccatctggtttgggcttagtggtaCTATAATTTGTATTTGaacaggtcaatgacccaacacacccccaggcagtgtaagggttatttgaccaagaaagagagtgatggagtgctgcatcagatgacctggcctccacaatcccccaacctcagccaaattgagatggttggaccgcagaatgaaggaaaagcagccaacaagtgctcagcatatgtgggaactccttcaagactgttggaaaagcattccaggtgaagctggttgagagaatgccaaaagtgtgcaaagctgtcatcaaggcaaagggtggctatttgaagaatctcaaatattaagtatatatttgtttaacacttttttggctactacatgattccatatgtgttacttcatagttgtgAAATTTTGGACTGGTAGTGCATACACTATAGAAAATGTCTATACAAAAACAGAACAGACTAATATtcatactgacttgcctagttaaataaaggttaaaatatttAATAAACATCTAGTAACACCCATTCAGAAGCCACTCACTCAATATCCAAATAAGGTAAACAATAGCAACAACTTTCAAAGATGTGTGAGTCTACTATAAGAATAGTGATTCAACACCATGAAATCACAATGAAGAGGAAATGGGGAAAGAAGTTAAGTGCTACCAACCTTCCGCTTTAGGAAGCTCTGGCCAGTGACAGTTTAAGAGAGAAGAGTGAGAATAAAGACGAGTTAAGCCACAGAAAGCCACACCAAAGGTCAACTCACAGGTTACATAGATTTATCTGGAAACActtcaggttgaggtcaggagatTGGGAACAGGCAAGAAAGAAGTGTATCATAGATGCAAGGTACAGGGAACAGCGAGGGTCACTAGAAAAACACACATGCTTTTGATCCTCCCCCATAGTTAGTGAGCTGTCATACCTTCCAGCAGCTGGGAACTGACATTCACAAACTCCACCTTCTTCCGCAGGTAACGCTGGTTCAGCTTCCAAATGCAGGAGATGAAGGAATTCTTCTCAGCTGTGCTGCTGGCCACCCATCGATACACCTTCTCAAAATGGAGGTCAAACTCTGGGTTCTCCTGAATGACAAGAGCAGAAGAGATGCCATATGTGAATATCAATAAAATTAGCAGGAGGAGGGTAAAGCATATGAGGAAAGGAAGGAAAAGAAGAATACCCACATtaggaagaagagggggagagagagagagacaaggttcTATGAGAAATTACATTCAGGCAGTGAGAGGAAGTTGAGAAAAATTACTCTTTCCCTGACCTTGCTGGCATCTTTTGCATCCACTTCAGCCAGATCCCTCAGTTCCCAGGCCATCTGCCGTTTGTAGAAATCCCCTTTGTCTGACTTCTTCACTTTGACCACTCTCACCTGCACTGGCCTCTCTGTGGTGACTGGGGTAGAAGCATCCAACAGTTATAATAGTCTAATAATGGGGTAAAAGTGATCTGTGGATCCATTTCTGTAAGCCTTATCAGTGAAATCACGGTTTCTGATGTTAAATCTCTGACTGTGGTTTTCAAGTTCGTAATGTTTacatcatgacactggtgagatGGTGAAAAGAGCTGATTCATGTAAGACTTTAAAGGCATTTATGCCACACCTGTGGCACACAGGAAGCAGTTCTTCTTCTTTTTACCCGCCTTGCAGACGTTGACGATGCTGAGGAGACGCTCATCATTGGGCGTAAAGATGTCCCTCTGGAGGGCGTGCTTGATGGCTGTCATTATTCTTACTGTAAATACAAAGCAGGCAGACATAATGCTAGCCTGACGGCTCGCAGTACATTCGTCTGCTTCAAGAAACTAACACCCGTCGCATGTGGCGtagcgtttggccggagcaagaagtctgggtagccaggcaaactTTATATAATTCCTTTTTACTGCAGGAAAACACACACCATTTTATTCCTCTTAGTGGGACACAGACTATGATACTATAATTTACAAGTACAACTATAGTATAGTACCATATAACTCAGGATTTGTACCTGTCAACCTGATCATTTTCCGACCTTCCTACAGTATACATTAACATTATGGTAAGAACGTCTGCACCGTTTACATCACAGTATTGCTGGTCAATGGTGCAGTCATAATAAGTAAACAACGGTTAGCTAGCATGATGTAGTTAGCCAAAATGGTTCTGGACGTGTCTAGCGATTGACAGCTAGCTATACAGGCCAGACAGCTAGCTACTTGTAAACAAAATGGCCATTCTGTTAGCTATATCGTTCTGCAAAGTGAGGACAGTGTCcttcagacagctagctagctgtctcgAGAAGCAGACCATTCTTCCTGGCTAACTGCTACTAGGTTAGCTAGCAAAGTTGTTAGGCTAGCTTGGTGTCTTATACAGAACATACGTACCTTAAATTGGATGTTGATAGAGAATCTAACGCACTAGGGATGTTCTACACTTAATCACTATTTATTTCCATTTAAACGTGATCTTTTTTTATCGCTATTAAAGCAAAATAGTAAGCAATCTTCTCCACTACTATAAAACAGGCAAGAATAACTAAGTACTTCCGGGTCACGTATTTTTGGAGTCCTTCAGAATAAGAGT comes from the Salmo trutta chromosome 4, fSalTru1.1, whole genome shotgun sequence genome and includes:
- the LOC115192378 gene encoding exocyst complex component 1 isoform X1 produces the protein MTAIKHALQRDIFTPNDERLLSIVNVCKAGKKKKNCFLCATVTTERPVQVRVVKVKKSDKGDFYKRQMAWELRDLAEVDAKDASKENPEFDLHFEKVYRWVASSTAEKNSFISCIWKLNQRYLRKKVEFVNVSSQLLEELPKAEESVPSGESQSVAGGDEDALDDYQELNAREEQDIEGMMEVCEYAISNAEAFAEKLSRELQVLDGANIQSIMASEKQVNILMQLLDEALSEVDTIEGKLSSYEEMLQSVKEQMDQISQSNRLIQISNTNNGKLLDEIQFLVNYMDLSKGHIRALQDGDLSSPKGIEACINASEALLQCMDVALRPGHEKLMAVKQQQHLFTELRDTFARRLTNHLNNVFVHQFNHFSHFKMTIPQFYRSSCMSLPGHDQSSTLSQHTAELTLPKHSPLHRDLLRYAKLMEWLKNTQREKYDGLSRTYVDYMTRLYEREIKDFFEVAKIKMAGTTKEGKGNKFATLPRKESALKQETESLHGSSGKLTGSTSSLNKLAVQGSSSRRSQSSSLLDMGNMSASDLDVADRTKFDKIFEQVLSELEPLCLAEQDFISKFFKLQQHPTLAQGEVESDGGVPPRQPPPGEHRHSMSLTEKDMVRLMMNKIFQSIETELNSLIALGDKIDSFHSLYMLVKMSHHVWTAQNVDPTSYLSTTLGNVLVTVKRNFDKCISGQIRQMEEVKISKKSKVGILPFVTGFEEFAELAETIFRNAERRGDLDKAYVKLIRAVFMNVEKVANESQKTPRDVVMMENFHHIFSTQSRLKISCLETERREAKHKYTDHLQSYVINSLGQPLEKLNHFFEGVEARVAQGVREEEVSYQLAFNKQELRKVIKEYPGKEVKKGLDNLYKKVDKHLCEEESLLQVVWHSMQDEFIRQYKHFEGLIGRCYPGSGITMEFTIGDMLEYFSSIAQSH
- the LOC115192378 gene encoding exocyst complex component 1 isoform X3 codes for the protein MTAIKHALQRDIFTPNDERLLSIVNVCKAGKKKKNCFLCATVTTERPVQVRVVKVKKSDKGDFYKRQMAWELRDLAEVDAKDASKENPEFDLHFEKVYRWVASSTAEKNSFISCIWKLNQRYLRKKVEFVNVSSQLLEELPKAEESVPSGESQSVAGGDEDALDDYQELNAREEQDIEGMMEVCEYAISNAEAFAEKLSRELQVLDGANIQSIMASEKQVNILMQLLDEALSEVDTIEGKLSSYEEMLQSVKEQMDQISQSNRLIQISNTNNGKLLDEIQFLVNYMDLSKGHIRALQDGDLSSPKGIEACINASEALLQCMDVALRPGHEKLMAVKQQQHLFTELRDTFARRLTNHLNNVFVHQFNHFSHFKMTIPQFYRSSCMSLPGHDQSSTLSQHTAELTLPKHSPLHRDLLRYAKLMEWLKNTQREKYDGLSRTYVDYMTRLYEREIKDFFEVAKIKMAGTTKEGKGNKFGLHGSSGKLTGSTSSLNKLAVQGSSSRRSQSSSLLDMGNMSASDLDVADRTKFDKIFEQVLSELEPLCLAEQDFISKFFKLQQHPTLAQGEVESDGGVPPRQPPPGEHRHSMSLTEKDMVRLMMNKIFQSIETELNSLIALGDKIDSFHSLYMLVKMSHHVWTAQNVDPTSYLSTTLGNVLVTVKRNFDKCISGQIRQMEEVKISKKSKVGILPFVTGFEEFAELAETIFRNAERRGDLDKAYVKLIRAVFMNVEKVANESQKTPRDVVMMENFHHIFSTQSRLKISCLETERREAKHKYTDHLQSYVINSLGQPLEKLNHFFEGVEARVAQGVREEEVSYQLAFNKQELRKVIKEYPGKEVKKGLDNLYKKVDKHLCEEESLLQVVWHSMQDEFIRQYKHFEGLIGRCYPGSGITMEFTIGDMLEYFSSIAQSH